AATAAAAGTAAATCCGGCTATTTATCGTGCCGTAAACAACCTGATAAAAGACCTGAAATTAGCAGACAGAATTGATATACTTTCTGATATTAATATAAATGTAAATAAATTCAGTATAGAGAGAGTGGAATGAAAAAGATTTTTACTGCAATATGCGCTGCAGGATTATTGTTTTCCTGTGCAGAAAAACATATAACCAAAGAACAGGTTCTTCCAAAAGGAATTCAGCTTTATAAAGAAGGCAAATACGATGATGCAAAAGATTACTTAAAGGAAGCTATCTATAAAGCTGAAAATATGACCACAACAGATATAATGCAGGCAAGATATATGCTTGCCAATATATATTACAGAGAAGAAAACTATATAGATGCCATTGTGGAATTTGAGGAGTTTTTATCCCTCTTCCCAACTGCACCTCAGGTTCCGGAAGTTCTTTATAAGCTGGCTGTTTCCTATTTAAAAATATCTCCTTCACCTGATAGAGATTTAACATATGTAAGAAAAGCCTTAGATAAAGCTGAAGAGTTAAAAGATGAATATCCAAATAGTCCTTATGCTAAAAAAGCAGATGAAATCATTAAAAAAGCCAAAAAGATGGAAGCAACCCATCTTATTGATATAGCAGATTTATATGAACATCTTGGAAAGTATTATTCTGCTGCGGTTTATTACAACATGGCCTATGATGATTACACAGATTTTATAGACAAAGAATATGTTATTTATAAAATCGGATATAACCTTCTAAATGTTGACAAACAGTATGAAGAAGAAATTCAGGAGTATAAACAAAAAATAAAAGAGCTTGAGGAAAAAATACAGCAAGAAAAAGATATTGAAAAGAAAAATGTCTTAATCAATAGAAAAGAACTTCTACAAAAACATGTTGATAAATTGGAAGATAGAATTCAAAAAAGCAAAAAAAGAGGCATTACTGTTCTAAAACATATGCTAAAAGAATTTCCCAATACAAAATATAAAGATGGTATAAAAGATTTATTAAAAAACGTTAAGGAGGGATAAACCATAGATACCAAAGAAATTTTAAATGAAATCATACAGGCAGCCGAAGAGAAAAAAGGAAAAGATATTGTTGCTCTTGAGATAGGGAAGGTGTCCCCAATAGCAGATTATATGGTGATAATATCAGGGGACGTGCCTGTTCATACCAAGGCTATATGTGACGAGATTACACACAGACTAAAAGAAAAAGGAATTATTCCTTCCCATATTGAAGGCTACACAGAGGGCAGATGGATAGCCATAGATTATGGTGATATTATGGTAAATATCTTTATTCCGGAGCTTAGGGAATATTACAACCTTGAATGGCTATGGTCTGATGCTCCTGTGGTT
This genomic stretch from Persephonella sp. harbors:
- the bamD gene encoding outer membrane protein assembly factor BamD; its protein translation is MKKIFTAICAAGLLFSCAEKHITKEQVLPKGIQLYKEGKYDDAKDYLKEAIYKAENMTTTDIMQARYMLANIYYREENYIDAIVEFEEFLSLFPTAPQVPEVLYKLAVSYLKISPSPDRDLTYVRKALDKAEELKDEYPNSPYAKKADEIIKKAKKMEATHLIDIADLYEHLGKYYSAAVYYNMAYDDYTDFIDKEYVIYKIGYNLLNVDKQYEEEIQEYKQKIKELEEKIQQEKDIEKKNVLINRKELLQKHVDKLEDRIQKSKKRGITVLKHMLKEFPNTKYKDGIKDLLKNVKEG
- the rsfS gene encoding ribosome silencing factor: MQAAEEKKGKDIVALEIGKVSPIADYMVIISGDVPVHTKAICDEITHRLKEKGIIPSHIEGYTEGRWIAIDYGDIMVNIFIPELREYYNLEWLWSDAPVVYSNKEEEK